Proteins co-encoded in one Flavivirga eckloniae genomic window:
- a CDS encoding DUF6249 domain-containing protein → MASELIIVPIIFGTIFGVFYLYFSTRNKERLALIEKGADATIFVKGKSKSYTAPIWKVLILNLALLLMGIGLGVFIASILNIYTNMEEGPLYVSCIFLMAGIGLFTGFNMTKNLDKE, encoded by the coding sequence ATGGCATCAGAATTAATCATAGTACCAATTATATTTGGAACCATCTTCGGAGTATTTTATTTATACTTTTCAACACGCAACAAAGAACGTTTAGCGCTTATAGAAAAAGGTGCCGATGCTACCATTTTTGTAAAAGGAAAGAGTAAAAGCTATACAGCTCCTATTTGGAAAGTATTAATACTAAACCTAGCTCTATTACTAATGGGAATAGGTTTAGGTGTATTTATAGCATCTATTTTAAATATTTATACAAACATGGAAGAAGGTCCGCTATATGTAAGCTGTATTTTCTTAATGGCTGGTATTGGGTTATTTACAGGTTTTAATATGACTAAAAATCTAGATAAAGAATAA
- a CDS encoding M15 family metallopeptidase yields MKKIFSYLLLFYSVLSFGQLEKGFVYVHDVIPDLEVELRYYTSNNFVGKPIDGYQSNKLILTAETAKKLKLVHEELQEQNLCLKVYDGYRPQQAVNHFIRWAKDLNDTINKHIFYPEVNKRDLFKAGYIASRSGHSRGSTVDLTIIDGNTGKALDMGSPYDFFGHESWVDYANITDKQKANRQLLQTVMLKHGFRNYSKEWWHFTLRWEPFPKTYFDFLVK; encoded by the coding sequence ATGAAAAAAATATTTTCATACCTACTTTTGTTTTATTCTGTTCTTTCTTTTGGACAACTGGAAAAAGGATTTGTATATGTTCATGATGTTATTCCAGATTTAGAAGTAGAGTTACGGTATTACACTTCAAATAATTTTGTAGGCAAGCCAATTGACGGTTACCAATCTAATAAGCTCATATTAACAGCAGAAACCGCAAAAAAGTTAAAACTGGTTCATGAAGAGTTACAGGAACAGAATTTATGCTTAAAAGTTTATGATGGATATAGGCCTCAACAGGCAGTGAATCATTTTATTCGTTGGGCTAAAGATTTAAACGATACTATAAACAAACATATATTTTATCCTGAAGTAAATAAGAGGGACTTATTTAAAGCAGGTTATATAGCTTCAAGATCTGGGCATAGTCGAGGCAGTACCGTAGATTTAACTATAATAGACGGAAACACAGGCAAAGCTTTAGATATGGGTAGTCCTTATGATTTTTTTGGACATGAATCTTGGGTAGATTACGCAAATATTACCGATAAACAAAAGGCCAATCGGCAATTGCTACAAACGGTTATGCTAAAACACGGTTTTAGAAATTACTCAAAGGAGTGGTGGCATTTTACATTACGATGGGAGCCATTTCCCAAAACTTATTTTGATTTTCTAGTTAAATAG
- a CDS encoding YIP1 family protein, with translation MSDNTSKFDEFEKLKEFEALDLNNLLFEIWFKPKLVFTYLKKRAPTQYVQLLLIISALTTTFERVIPKNIGWDANGLGYFFGMLIFGAILTLGVYHFSAWFLHYFGRAFLNGNASTKDFRMVIAWSNIPIIASTILSILLLIIYGPNALSDNFFPTSETVRIVYITVAIIEIVIAIWSMVITVIGIMVIQNFNVGKAIGNVLLPMFLVILIFIIVFKIGGIL, from the coding sequence ATGAGTGACAATACAAGTAAATTTGATGAATTCGAAAAACTTAAAGAGTTTGAAGCATTAGATTTAAATAATCTGCTATTCGAAATTTGGTTTAAGCCCAAATTAGTTTTTACTTATTTAAAGAAACGTGCCCCAACACAATATGTTCAATTGTTATTGATCATTTCTGCACTAACAACCACTTTCGAAAGAGTAATACCTAAAAATATTGGTTGGGATGCTAACGGACTTGGTTATTTTTTCGGCATGTTAATTTTCGGAGCTATATTAACCTTGGGAGTATATCACTTTTCGGCCTGGTTTTTACATTATTTTGGACGTGCATTTTTAAATGGAAACGCTAGCACTAAAGATTTTAGGATGGTTATTGCTTGGTCTAATATCCCGATAATAGCATCTACAATTCTATCTATTCTCCTATTAATTATTTATGGACCTAACGCACTATCCGACAATTTTTTTCCAACATCAGAGACCGTACGTATTGTTTATATTACGGTAGCTATTATTGAAATTGTTATAGCTATTTGGTCTATGGTCATCACGGTAATTGGTATTATGGTGATACAAAATTTCAATGTAGGTAAAGCTATTGGAAATGTATTATTACCCATGTTCCTTGTTATTCTAATATTTATAATAGTATTTAAAATAGGAGGAATCTTGTAA
- a CDS encoding RNA polymerase sigma factor: MTINDQHYINLVISGDTSAFEVLVERYKDLVFTLTLRMLKNREEAEEVAQDTFVKTYKSLHRFKGDSKFSTWIYKIAYNTSLDRLKKNKKHFNDVAIDEFTAHQLKTIDDALDRLESEERKKSIQDCIALLPGDDSFLLTLYYFEDQSLEEISKAMGITPNNVKVKLFRSRKKLATILRARLEPEIIEYYERERR, encoded by the coding sequence ATGACCATCAACGACCAACATTATATCAATCTAGTTATAAGTGGCGATACTAGTGCTTTCGAAGTATTGGTGGAGCGTTATAAGGATTTGGTGTTTACCTTAACTTTGCGAATGCTTAAGAATAGGGAAGAGGCCGAGGAAGTGGCGCAAGATACTTTTGTAAAGACGTATAAATCGTTACACAGGTTTAAGGGGGATTCTAAATTTTCGACCTGGATTTATAAAATAGCTTATAATACGAGTTTAGATAGATTAAAAAAGAATAAAAAACATTTTAATGATGTTGCAATTGATGAATTTACAGCACATCAATTAAAAACAATAGATGATGCGTTAGACCGCTTAGAAAGTGAAGAACGCAAAAAGTCTATTCAAGATTGTATTGCTTTGTTACCGGGAGACGATAGTTTTTTGCTAACTTTATATTATTTTGAAGATCAATCCTTGGAAGAAATATCGAAAGCCATGGGGATAACACCTAATAATGTAAAGGTTAAATTGTTTAGAAGTAGAAAAAAGTTAGCCACAATTTTAAGAGCTCGGTTAGAACCTGAAATAATTGAATATTATGAACGAGAACGCAGATAA